From one Doryrhamphus excisus isolate RoL2022-K1 chromosome 9, RoL_Dexc_1.0, whole genome shotgun sequence genomic stretch:
- the sumo3b gene encoding small ubiquitin-related modifier 3: MSDEKPKEGVKTENDHINLKVAGQDGSVVQFKIKRHTALSKLMKAYCERQGLSMRQIRFRFDGQPINELDTPAQLEMEDEDTIDVFQQQTGGAFS; this comes from the exons ATGTCGGACGAAAAGCCAAAG GAAGGAGTGAAAACGGAGAACGACCACATTAACCTGAAGGTAGCAGGTCAAGATGGCTCAGTGGTACAGTTCAAAATCAAAAGGCACACTGCACTCAGCAAACTCATGAAGGCATACTGTGAACGACAG GGGCTGTCGATGCGTCAGATAAGATTTCGGTTTGATGGGCAGCCCATAAATGAGCTGGACACGCCTGCACAG TTGGAAATGGAGGACGAGGACACTATTGATGTGTTTCAGCAACAGACAGGAGGAGCCTTTTCTTAA